Proteins from one Candidatus Neptunochlamydia vexilliferae genomic window:
- a CDS encoding toxin-antitoxin system YwqK family antitoxin — MFKALIFSLALLPVFLFGQENYEVEITPVAKELRMRMPEWRPKVLEQYPNGTPKLVIFYTDNEMGEEEAVKRIHLFESGRPFEETDLTTVSEDSPGFKEWKGAIVPHGASVRLRENGEVEKIAFFDRGLLHGPMKVFHSKDQVQHITTFNQGKPEGKLYSYHKNGKLAAEGEYEEGKLVGDYTSYYESGNREVLIPYVDGEIHGKMIEWYEGGSERAEYQYVRGKLYSEGSQMAVVRYDENHAIVEVQDFREGVPCGDHIKYHPNERQSYHVRYVDGKKDGKECWFNTEGKLFGEGQHIKGRKVGKHWRKHENGTMAYLAVYSRKGQQKGPIREFDENGQKVAEYSQNEEGKLEGPYKSWFPDGALQNDCHYASGQFEGEQKQYYPSGQIKLFGHYKNKVRDGLFEQWYEDGNPALRAVFKEGNKDGEFVEWYSNGQMRLKKHFVNSLFHGEQREWHEDGVLRLEARYDQGKKDGTFRSWAENGVLIFEGTFDQDRPMGAHIAYYDSGDKMEVFHFLDGKKEGKHEQYYPDGQLKVVETFKGDLLEGEAMGYYEDGSQMFIRHFSKGAPTGKQTEFFPPNEEKGTGIANLYFYNENGKLEGQQKTFYPSGATKTVISYSDGVLHGLKGLWDEEGNLLEESRFEKGKLEGRHLEKDQEGREIVYHYVNNKREGPHYVYYPLELTEGEKSVAIEATYKDNQLSGIVTEYDPSGAKISTTTYKNGLKDGEAELFHRSGKLAIRLTFKKDLREGLSQQYFQNGQVHKVINFANDMKEGEEKTFFNDGRLNSIYSYKEDKLHGAAKHWNESGILIFEAEYKDGVQHGKFVKYYDDGKLRLEQYFIEGKLDGVKKNYDPSGKVTEVRYEKGTKVS; from the coding sequence ATGTTTAAAGCCCTTATTTTTAGTTTGGCCCTGCTGCCAGTTTTCCTTTTTGGACAAGAGAATTATGAAGTGGAGATTACCCCCGTTGCAAAAGAGCTCCGGATGCGGATGCCCGAGTGGCGCCCGAAGGTTTTGGAGCAGTATCCGAATGGGACCCCGAAGCTTGTTATTTTTTATACCGACAATGAGATGGGAGAAGAAGAGGCTGTAAAGCGGATCCATCTTTTTGAATCGGGACGTCCTTTTGAGGAGACAGATCTGACGACTGTTTCGGAAGACTCTCCTGGCTTTAAAGAGTGGAAAGGGGCAATTGTTCCTCATGGAGCCAGTGTTCGCTTACGTGAAAATGGAGAGGTCGAGAAGATTGCCTTCTTTGATCGGGGCCTTCTTCATGGGCCGATGAAGGTCTTTCACTCGAAAGATCAAGTGCAGCACATCACCACCTTTAATCAGGGAAAACCGGAAGGGAAACTCTACTCCTACCATAAGAATGGAAAACTCGCCGCAGAGGGTGAGTATGAAGAGGGGAAGCTTGTTGGCGACTATACCAGTTATTATGAAAGTGGAAACCGTGAGGTTTTAATCCCTTACGTTGATGGGGAAATCCATGGAAAGATGATTGAGTGGTATGAAGGTGGAAGTGAAAGAGCTGAGTACCAATATGTAAGGGGAAAGCTCTATTCGGAAGGAAGTCAGATGGCAGTTGTTCGCTATGATGAGAATCATGCGATCGTTGAGGTGCAGGACTTTCGCGAAGGAGTTCCTTGTGGCGACCATATCAAATATCATCCCAATGAGCGGCAAAGTTATCATGTCCGCTATGTTGATGGGAAAAAAGATGGAAAAGAGTGCTGGTTTAATACCGAAGGAAAGCTCTTTGGTGAAGGACAACATATCAAGGGGAGAAAGGTAGGGAAACATTGGCGGAAACATGAGAATGGCACAATGGCCTACCTCGCGGTCTATAGTAGGAAAGGACAGCAGAAGGGGCCGATCCGTGAGTTTGATGAAAATGGGCAGAAAGTTGCTGAGTACTCTCAAAATGAAGAGGGGAAACTTGAAGGCCCTTATAAATCGTGGTTTCCTGATGGGGCGCTGCAGAATGATTGCCACTATGCTTCGGGACAGTTTGAGGGAGAGCAGAAGCAATATTACCCTTCAGGACAGATCAAACTATTTGGACACTATAAAAACAAAGTCAGAGATGGCCTTTTCGAGCAGTGGTATGAAGATGGAAACCCTGCATTGCGCGCGGTCTTTAAGGAAGGGAATAAGGATGGTGAATTTGTTGAGTGGTATTCTAATGGTCAAATGAGACTTAAAAAGCACTTTGTCAACTCCCTTTTCCATGGTGAGCAGCGGGAGTGGCATGAGGATGGGGTCTTGCGCTTAGAGGCGCGGTATGATCAAGGGAAAAAAGATGGAACCTTCCGCTCATGGGCTGAAAATGGGGTCCTAATCTTTGAAGGAACGTTTGATCAAGATCGCCCCATGGGTGCCCATATTGCCTACTATGATTCGGGAGATAAGATGGAGGTCTTCCACTTCCTCGATGGAAAAAAAGAGGGGAAGCATGAGCAATACTACCCTGATGGTCAGCTAAAAGTTGTTGAAACTTTTAAAGGTGATCTTCTTGAAGGGGAAGCAATGGGTTATTATGAAGATGGAAGTCAGATGTTTATTCGTCACTTTAGCAAAGGAGCGCCAACAGGAAAGCAAACAGAGTTTTTCCCTCCTAATGAAGAAAAGGGAACAGGGATTGCTAACCTCTATTTCTATAATGAAAATGGGAAGCTCGAGGGGCAGCAAAAAACCTTCTACCCTTCTGGAGCAACGAAGACGGTGATCTCTTATAGCGATGGAGTTCTCCATGGTTTAAAGGGGCTTTGGGATGAAGAGGGAAACCTCCTTGAAGAGTCACGTTTTGAGAAAGGAAAGTTGGAAGGACGTCATCTTGAAAAGGATCAAGAAGGGCGTGAAATTGTCTACCACTATGTGAATAACAAGAGGGAAGGTCCTCACTATGTCTATTATCCCTTAGAACTTACTGAAGGGGAAAAGAGCGTTGCCATTGAAGCGACCTATAAAGACAATCAACTCTCTGGCATTGTGACCGAGTACGACCCCAGCGGAGCAAAGATCAGCACAACAACCTATAAAAATGGGTTAAAGGATGGGGAGGCAGAGCTTTTTCATCGGAGTGGAAAGCTCGCGATCCGCCTCACATTTAAAAAGGATCTCCGTGAAGGTCTTTCTCAGCAATACTTTCAAAATGGACAGGTTCATAAAGTGATCAACTTTGCCAATGATATGAAAGAAGGAGAAGAGAAAACCTTCTTTAATGATGGGCGACTCAATAGTATCTATTCCTATAAAGAAGATAAGCTTCATGGAGCGGCCAAGCACTGGAATGAGTCAGGAATACTCATCTTTGAGGCGGAGTATAAAGATGGTGTTCAACATGGAAAGTTTGTCAAATACTATGACGATGGGAAACTTCGTTTAGAGCAATACTTTATCGAAGGAAAACTCGATGGGGTTAAGAAAAACTACGATCCTTCAGGAAAGGTGACCGAGGTCCGCTACGAAAAGGGAACGAAGGTCTCTTAA
- a CDS encoding RHS repeat protein, with amino-acid sequence MLKLILISTIWNYDKSFLPNNPGQLTNLLDQNKEGLEYHYEEGYLTQISHTSGQAITLEYVDGHLHSVAGPGGKTLYYEYGLEGRLQEVRDNEGTLSCYDYDDGNRLAAIYNGRGNKIFSAKYDEYHRATEQVIGENLISQAFNLRDRYASIEGVANAYEHHFDPEYRPKLIQDALGREIEFTYGKESGPQKVTTSTGLEIEYEYDSQGNLIKVIDQYEGERRFSYNSQEKISSEIDGEGNKVLYQYDPQGRLIEVYRPFLLSSIGVIDGQAVIEGDIRYLTTFEYDGDSNLLKSITYPDGQKETYCYNALGFPVQIKLPNGIIIDRKYDERNRLIEVQSQGKVVKYDYDTRDQIIKTTSGQKSSHFSYDASGNLSSLTDASDRVTEYEYDSYEKLVKTIDPLRHSSTYEYCPSGLSTITLPNGSIREIFYDEYPRPVAIR; translated from the coding sequence TTGCTGAAGCTAATACTTATCTCAACTATTTGGAATTATGACAAATCTTTTTTACCAAATAACCCTGGGCAACTTACCAACCTTCTTGATCAAAACAAAGAAGGGCTTGAGTATCACTATGAGGAAGGGTATCTTACCCAAATCTCCCACACTTCTGGACAAGCTATCACCCTTGAATATGTCGATGGCCATCTTCATAGTGTAGCGGGCCCCGGAGGGAAAACGCTATATTACGAGTATGGTCTCGAAGGGAGACTCCAAGAAGTGCGAGATAATGAGGGAACGCTTAGCTGTTACGACTATGATGACGGGAATAGACTTGCTGCCATCTATAACGGCAGGGGCAATAAGATTTTTTCAGCCAAGTATGATGAGTACCATCGCGCCACTGAACAAGTCATCGGAGAAAACCTTATTTCTCAAGCTTTCAACCTCCGAGATCGATATGCAAGTATTGAAGGAGTGGCAAATGCTTATGAACATCACTTTGATCCAGAGTATCGCCCTAAGCTCATCCAAGACGCCCTAGGGAGGGAAATAGAGTTTACCTATGGAAAAGAGAGTGGGCCGCAAAAAGTTACCACAAGCACCGGCTTAGAGATCGAGTACGAGTATGACTCTCAAGGCAATCTTATTAAAGTCATCGATCAGTACGAGGGTGAAAGGCGTTTTTCCTATAACTCCCAAGAAAAGATCTCTTCTGAAATTGATGGTGAAGGAAATAAAGTTCTTTATCAATACGACCCCCAAGGGCGGCTGATCGAAGTTTATCGCCCTTTTTTACTCTCTTCTATTGGAGTTATTGATGGCCAAGCTGTTATTGAAGGTGATATTAGGTATCTTACCACTTTCGAGTATGATGGAGATTCTAACCTTTTGAAATCAATCACATATCCAGATGGTCAAAAAGAAACCTACTGCTATAACGCTCTTGGCTTTCCCGTTCAAATAAAACTTCCCAATGGGATCATCATTGATAGAAAGTATGATGAAAGGAATCGCCTAATAGAAGTTCAATCCCAAGGAAAGGTGGTAAAATATGACTATGACACCCGAGATCAAATTATCAAAACCACTTCAGGGCAAAAGTCAAGTCATTTTTCCTATGATGCTTCGGGAAATCTATCCTCCCTTACAGATGCTTCTGATCGAGTAACCGAATATGAATATGACTCTTATGAAAAACTAGTCAAAACGATTGACCCCCTCAGACACTCATCGACTTACGAATACTGCCCATCTGGGCTTTCCACAATAACTCTCCCAAATGGGTCTATAAGGGAAATTTTTTACGATGAATACCCCAGACCTGTAGCGATCAGGTAG
- a CDS encoding carbohydrate porin: MADRNQLSAKKIGNQFPVAQVYGGQNIRLNELYLKQILWDKKLILKAGRLDAGNYFLQSKLYYKFVNNGFDGNPIAVFFNGPFTAYPNATWGLYAQVRPVPRILGKVAAFVAQDDVADNKYHGFNWSLNGSDGTQLITEWSYQVNQLKEDTGYPGNYWVGYFYYTESKGEKWLGGHFNGNSGYYILLDQMIYRHSKSDRGLTPFVALLFAPKDRNLLPFFISSGLVYKGLFASRPDDYTNLGYIYGKYSTDLRAAQRIAKKTRMMPRFGGQPQNFEAVLELNHWFQVNPWFIIVPDVQYIMNPRGLGNIRDALVIGAQISITL, encoded by the coding sequence TTGGCGGACAGGAACCAACTCAGCGCCAAGAAGATTGGGAACCAATTTCCCGTTGCCCAAGTTTACGGGGGGCAAAACATCCGCCTCAACGAGCTCTATCTCAAGCAAATCCTATGGGACAAAAAGCTTATCCTAAAAGCGGGCCGTCTCGATGCAGGAAATTACTTTCTTCAATCGAAGCTTTACTACAAATTTGTGAACAACGGTTTTGATGGAAACCCGATTGCTGTTTTTTTCAACGGTCCCTTCACCGCCTATCCCAACGCCACCTGGGGACTTTATGCCCAAGTCCGTCCCGTTCCCCGCATCTTAGGGAAGGTGGCTGCCTTTGTGGCTCAAGATGATGTGGCCGATAACAAATACCACGGGTTTAACTGGTCCCTTAACGGCTCCGACGGAACCCAGCTCATCACCGAGTGGTCCTACCAGGTCAACCAGCTCAAAGAGGACACCGGCTATCCCGGCAACTACTGGGTCGGCTACTTTTACTATACAGAGAGTAAAGGGGAAAAGTGGTTAGGGGGACACTTTAACGGAAACAGCGGCTACTATATCCTCCTCGACCAAATGATCTACCGTCACTCGAAAAGTGACCGGGGGCTCACCCCCTTTGTGGCCCTTCTCTTTGCTCCGAAAGACCGGAACCTCCTTCCCTTTTTCATTTCATCCGGGCTGGTCTATAAAGGGCTCTTTGCCTCCCGTCCCGATGACTATACCAACCTCGGTTACATCTATGGAAAATATAGTACAGACCTCCGCGCTGCGCAGCGGATTGCGAAAAAGACCCGGATGATGCCCCGTTTTGGGGGCCAGCCCCAAAACTTTGAAGCGGTCCTCGAACTCAACCACTGGTTTCAGGTCAACCCGTGGTTCATCATCGTTCCCGATGTCCAATATATCATGAACCCTCGCGGGCTGGGGAACATCCGTGATGCCCTTGTCATCGGCGCCCAGATTAGCATCACGCTGTGA